A single Ketogulonicigenium vulgare WSH-001 DNA region contains:
- a CDS encoding DUF5333 domain-containing protein: MRHILAAITIFATSLSLPAMAQNRPPLGQVPQVTEPLVVAAMVYEIDRVCGALNIRLLRGIGFLNGIKSTARSLGYSNAEIDAFVDDRTEKTRLEEVARSRLRERGAIPDQPETYCALGRAEISAGSEVGRLLR; the protein is encoded by the coding sequence ATGCGTCATATTCTAGCTGCGATCACCATTTTTGCGACCAGCCTTTCGCTGCCCGCCATGGCACAGAATCGCCCGCCACTGGGGCAAGTGCCGCAGGTGACCGAGCCGCTGGTCGTTGCGGCGATGGTCTATGAAATCGACCGGGTGTGCGGTGCGCTCAATATCCGCCTGCTGCGCGGCATCGGCTTTTTGAATGGAATCAAATCCACCGCGCGCAGCCTTGGCTACTCCAATGCCGAGATTGACGCTTTCGTCGATGATCGCACAGAAAAAACCCGGCTTGAGGAGGTTGCGCGCAGCCGTTTGCGCGAGCGGGGCGCGATTCCTGACCAGCCCGAAACCTATTGCGCCCTTGGTCGCGCTGAAATCAGCGCCGGATCAGAGGTCGGGCGCCTGCTGCGTTAG
- a CDS encoding NADH-quinone oxidoreductase subunit C gives MQDLATYLRDMAPGAPTAQLAYGELTLTSTLTDLPALLMFLRDDVQCRFSTLVDITAVDYPARIKRFDLVYHFLSMHLNHRLRLKVAVADGEMPPSAIPAYPAADWFEREVFDMFGILFTGHPDLRRLLTDYGFSGHPLRKDFPTTGYTEVLYDEVEKRVVHAPVQLVQAYRQFDFLSPWEGMGNTLPGDQTGKGDAT, from the coding sequence ATGCAGGATCTGGCGACCTATCTGCGTGACATGGCCCCGGGCGCGCCCACCGCGCAACTGGCCTATGGCGAGCTGACACTGACCAGCACTTTGACGGATCTGCCGGCGCTGCTGATGTTCCTGCGCGACGATGTGCAATGCAGGTTCAGCACGCTGGTCGATATCACCGCTGTCGATTATCCCGCGCGGATCAAGCGGTTCGATCTGGTTTACCATTTCCTCTCGATGCATCTGAATCACCGTTTGCGCCTGAAGGTGGCTGTTGCGGATGGGGAAATGCCGCCCTCGGCGATACCTGCCTATCCCGCCGCCGATTGGTTCGAGCGCGAGGTGTTCGACATGTTCGGCATCCTCTTTACCGGCCACCCCGATCTGCGCCGCTTGCTGACGGATTACGGCTTTTCCGGCCATCCCTTGCGCAAGGATTTCCCGACCACCGGCTATACCGAAGTGCTCTATGACGAGGTTGAAAAGCGCGTCGTCCATGCGCCGGTGCAATTGGTGCAGGCCTATCGCCAGTTCGACTTTCTGTCGCCGTGGGAGGGGATGGGCAATACGCTGCCGGGCGATCAGACGGGCAAGGGGGATGCGACATGA
- the nuoH gene encoding NADH-quinone oxidoreductase subunit NuoH, with amino-acid sequence MPLFFTQNPFGIVLLILGQSLLVMVCILLALAFLMYADRKVWAAVQLRRGPNVVGPWGLLQSFADFLKYIVKEVIVPAGADRFVFFLAPLLSFVLAMAGWAVIPFSDGWVLADINVAILYIFAVSSLEVYGVIMGGWASNSKYAFLGALRSAAQMISYEVSLGLIIIGIIISTGSMNLSAIVHAQDGAYGIFSWYWVAHFPMLFLFFISALAETNRPPFDLPEAESELVAGYQVEYSSTPFLLFMIGELTAVVLMCALVTLLFLGGWLSPIPGVADGIFWFILKVLACFFIFALVKATVPRYRHDQLMRIGWKVFLPLSLGWVVLVAFLAKFEILGGTWARWAIGG; translated from the coding sequence ATGCCCCTGTTTTTCACACAAAACCCCTTTGGCATTGTGCTGCTGATCCTTGGCCAAAGCCTGCTGGTGATGGTCTGCATCCTGCTGGCACTGGCGTTTTTGATGTATGCCGACCGCAAGGTCTGGGCGGCAGTGCAGCTGCGGCGCGGCCCGAATGTGGTCGGGCCATGGGGCTTGCTGCAAAGCTTTGCCGATTTCCTGAAATATATCGTCAAGGAAGTCATCGTGCCCGCCGGCGCGGATCGGTTCGTCTTCTTCCTTGCGCCGCTGCTGTCCTTTGTGCTGGCGATGGCCGGCTGGGCGGTGATCCCGTTCAGCGATGGCTGGGTGCTGGCCGATATCAACGTCGCGATCCTGTATATCTTTGCGGTCTCCTCGCTAGAGGTTTACGGCGTGATCATGGGCGGCTGGGCCTCCAATTCGAAATACGCGTTTTTGGGGGCGCTGCGGTCGGCGGCGCAGATGATTTCCTACGAGGTCTCGCTGGGCCTGATTATCATCGGGATCATTATCTCGACCGGATCGATGAACCTCTCGGCCATCGTCCATGCGCAGGACGGCGCTTATGGCATCTTCTCGTGGTATTGGGTCGCGCATTTCCCGATGCTATTCCTGTTCTTTATCTCGGCTTTGGCGGAAACCAACCGCCCACCGTTCGACCTGCCCGAGGCGGAATCGGAACTGGTTGCGGGCTATCAGGTCGAATATTCCTCGACCCCCTTTCTGCTGTTCATGATTGGCGAGCTGACGGCCGTCGTGCTGATGTGCGCACTGGTCACGCTGCTATTCCTCGGCGGCTGGCTGTCGCCTATTCCGGGGGTGGCGGACGGGATATTCTGGTTCATCCTGAAGGTGCTGGCCTGTTTCTTTATCTTCGCCTTGGTCAAGGCGACAGTGCCGCGTTATCGCCACGACCAGCTGATGCGTATCGGCTGGAAAGTCTTCCTGCCGCTGTCGCTGGGGTGGGTCGTGTTGGTCGCTTTCCTTGCGAAATTTGAAATCTTGGGCGGGACTTGGGCCCGCTGGGCCATAGGGGGCTAG
- a CDS encoding NADH-quinone oxidoreductase subunit D: MSIEVIAKSASDDLEKVRNFNINFGPQHPAAHGVLRLVLELDGEIVERCDPHVGLLHRGTEKLMESRTYLQNLPYLDRLDYVAPMNQEHAWCLAIERLAGIEVPRRASLIRVLFCEIGRVLNHLMNVTTGAMDVGALTPPLWGFEEREKLMLFYERACGARLHAAYFRPGGVHQDLPPDLIADIDAWAIGFPQFLDELSGLLVESRIFKQRLVDIGNISADEAIAMGFSGVMVRGSGLEWDLRRAQPYECYDEFEFDIPVGTKGDCYDRFLCRVAEMHESTKIIRQACEKLRNCPGEVMAYGKLAPPKRAEMKTSMEALIHHFKLYSEGFHLPAGEVYAAVEAPKGEFGVYLVSDGSNKPYRAKLRAPGFAHLQAMDHMTKGHLLADVTAIIATLDIVFGEVDR, encoded by the coding sequence ATGAGCATCGAGGTGATCGCCAAAAGCGCATCCGACGATCTGGAAAAAGTGCGCAATTTCAACATCAACTTTGGCCCGCAGCACCCTGCGGCCCATGGTGTGCTGCGTCTGGTGTTGGAGCTGGATGGCGAGATTGTCGAGCGCTGCGACCCTCATGTCGGCCTGCTGCATCGCGGCACCGAAAAGCTGATGGAAAGCCGCACTTATCTGCAGAACCTGCCGTACCTCGACCGCCTCGATTATGTGGCGCCGATGAACCAGGAACATGCCTGGTGCCTTGCGATTGAACGGCTCGCCGGGATCGAGGTGCCGCGCCGCGCCAGTCTGATCCGCGTGCTGTTTTGCGAGATTGGCCGCGTGTTGAACCATCTGATGAACGTGACAACCGGCGCGATGGATGTGGGCGCCTTGACCCCACCGCTGTGGGGGTTCGAGGAACGCGAAAAGCTGATGCTGTTCTATGAACGGGCCTGCGGCGCGCGCCTGCATGCCGCCTATTTCCGCCCCGGCGGCGTGCATCAGGATCTGCCGCCCGATCTGATCGCGGATATCGACGCTTGGGCGATCGGTTTCCCGCAGTTCCTGGATGAGCTGTCGGGTCTGCTGGTGGAAAGCCGCATCTTTAAACAGCGGCTGGTCGATATCGGCAATATCAGCGCGGACGAGGCCATCGCCATGGGCTTTTCCGGCGTCATGGTGCGCGGATCGGGGCTGGAATGGGATCTGCGCCGCGCGCAGCCCTATGAATGTTATGACGAATTTGAATTCGACATTCCCGTCGGCACCAAGGGCGATTGCTATGATCGCTTTCTGTGCCGTGTCGCGGAAATGCACGAATCGACCAAGATCATCCGCCAAGCCTGCGAAAAGCTGCGCAACTGCCCCGGCGAGGTGATGGCATATGGCAAGCTAGCGCCGCCCAAACGCGCCGAGATGAAGACATCGATGGAGGCGCTGATCCATCATTTCAAACTCTATTCCGAGGGCTTCCACCTGCCCGCGGGCGAGGTTTACGCCGCCGTCGAGGCGCCAAAGGGCGAGTTCGGCGTCTATCTGGTCAGCGATGGCAGCAACAAACCTTACCGCGCAAAGCTGCGCGCGCCGGGCTTTGCGCATCTGCAGGCCATGGATCACATGACAAAAGGGCATCTTCTTGCCGATGTGACGGCCATTATCGCCACGCTTGATATCGTATTTGGCGAAGTTGACCGCTAG
- a CDS encoding NuoB/complex I 20 kDa subunit family protein yields the protein MELNQLSTGAQGSVQTGRNSAGADADHAALVLGRAVQDKGFLVTSTADIINWARTGSLHWMTFGLACCAVEMMQLSMPRYDLERFGTAPRASPRQADLMIVAGTLTNKMAPALRKVYDQMPEPRYVISMGSCANGGGYYHYSYSVVRGCDRIVPVDVYVPGCPPTAEALLYGIMQLQRKIRRTGTIVR from the coding sequence ATGGAACTGAACCAGCTATCGACCGGGGCGCAGGGCAGTGTGCAGACCGGGCGCAATAGCGCTGGCGCCGATGCGGATCATGCCGCGCTGGTGCTGGGGCGCGCCGTGCAGGACAAGGGTTTCCTTGTCACCTCGACCGCGGATATCATCAACTGGGCACGCACTGGCAGTTTGCACTGGATGACCTTTGGCCTTGCCTGCTGCGCTGTTGAAATGATGCAGCTTTCCATGCCGCGCTATGATCTGGAACGCTTTGGCACCGCCCCGCGCGCAAGTCCCCGTCAGGCCGATCTGATGATCGTTGCAGGCACGCTGACGAATAAAATGGCCCCGGCTTTGCGCAAGGTCTACGACCAGATGCCCGAGCCGCGCTATGTCATCAGCATGGGGTCCTGCGCGAATGGCGGCGGCTATTATCATTACAGCTATTCGGTGGTGCGCGGCTGCGACCGGATTGTGCCCGTCGATGTCTATGTCCCCGGCTGCCCACCCACGGCCGAGGCGCTGCTCTATGGCATTATGCAACTGCAACGCAAAATCCGCCGCACCGGCACGATTGTCAGGTAG
- the nuoF gene encoding NADH-quinone oxidoreductase subunit NuoF: protein MLSDQDRIFTNIYGQHDRSLAGAQMRGHFDGTAGIIAKGRDWIVNEMKASGLRGRGGAGFSTGLKWSFMPKDSDRPAYLVVNADESEPGTCKDREILRHEPFALIEGCLVASFAINAHACYIYIRGEYIREREALQAAIDACYDAGLLGANAAGSGWDFDLYLHHGAGAYICGEETALLESLEGKKGMPRMKPPFPAGAGLYGCPTTVNNVESIAVAPTILRRGASWFSGFGRPNNAGTKLFAISGHVNRPCIVEEEMSIPFRELIDRHCGGIRGGWDNLKGVIPGGSSVPVLPASVMGEAIMDFDWLRAQQSGLGTAAVIVMDQSVDIVKAIWRLSKFYKHESCGQCTPCREGTGWMMRVMERLVAGTADPAEIDMLIEVTKQVEGHTICALGDAAAWPIQGLVRHFRPEIEARLHQGRIAAE from the coding sequence ATGCTAAGCGATCAAGATCGGATCTTTACGAATATCTACGGCCAGCACGACCGTAGTCTGGCCGGGGCGCAGATGCGCGGCCATTTCGACGGCACTGCCGGGATCATCGCCAAGGGGCGCGACTGGATCGTGAACGAGATGAAAGCCTCGGGCCTGCGGGGCCGGGGCGGGGCGGGGTTCTCGACCGGCCTGAAATGGAGCTTTATGCCCAAGGACAGCGATCGCCCCGCCTATCTGGTGGTGAACGCCGATGAATCCGAGCCCGGCACCTGCAAAGACCGCGAAATTCTGCGTCACGAGCCCTTTGCCCTGATCGAAGGGTGCCTGGTGGCCAGTTTCGCGATCAACGCCCATGCCTGCTATATCTATATCCGCGGCGAATATATCCGCGAGCGCGAGGCCCTGCAGGCCGCGATTGACGCCTGCTATGATGCGGGGCTGCTGGGCGCGAATGCTGCCGGATCGGGCTGGGATTTCGATCTTTATCTGCATCACGGCGCCGGCGCCTATATCTGCGGCGAGGAAACCGCGCTGCTGGAAAGCCTTGAGGGTAAAAAGGGCATGCCGCGTATGAAGCCACCGTTTCCGGCAGGCGCGGGGCTTTATGGTTGTCCGACCACGGTGAACAACGTCGAATCGATTGCTGTTGCGCCGACCATTTTGCGGCGCGGTGCCAGTTGGTTCAGTGGCTTTGGCCGCCCGAATAATGCGGGGACGAAACTGTTCGCGATCTCGGGCCATGTGAACCGCCCCTGTATCGTCGAGGAAGAAATGTCGATCCCGTTCCGCGAATTGATCGACCGCCATTGCGGCGGCATTCGCGGCGGTTGGGACAATCTGAAAGGCGTGATCCCGGGCGGCTCGTCGGTGCCGGTTCTGCCCGCATCGGTGATGGGCGAGGCGATCATGGATTTCGACTGGCTGCGCGCGCAGCAGTCGGGTCTGGGCACGGCGGCCGTGATCGTCATGGATCAGTCGGTCGATATCGTGAAAGCGATCTGGCGGCTGTCGAAATTCTACAAACATGAAAGCTGCGGTCAGTGCACGCCCTGCCGCGAAGGGACCGGCTGGATGATGCGCGTGATGGAACGTCTGGTCGCAGGCACCGCCGATCCTGCCGAGATCGACATGCTGATCGAAGTCACCAAACAGGTCGAGGGCCACACGATCTGCGCGTTGGGCGATGCGGCGGCCTGGCCGATCCAGGGCCTCGTCCGCCATTTCCGCCCCGAGATCGAAGCCCGCCTGCATCAAGGTCGGATTGCCGCCGAATAG
- a CDS encoding NADH-quinone oxidoreductase subunit A, with product MGQLLQDYLPILIFLGLATVLGIILILAAVVVAVRNPDPEKVSAYECGFNAFDDARMKFDVRFYLVSILFIIFDLEVAFLFPWAVSFAGMSMVSFWSMMVFLAVLTIGFVYEWRKGALEWN from the coding sequence GTGGGACAATTGCTGCAAGATTACCTGCCCATCCTGATCTTTTTGGGATTGGCCACCGTGCTGGGGATCATCTTGATCCTGGCGGCCGTCGTGGTCGCCGTGCGTAACCCCGACCCTGAAAAGGTCTCGGCCTACGAATGTGGGTTCAATGCCTTTGACGATGCGCGCATGAAGTTCGACGTGCGCTTTTATCTGGTCTCGATCCTGTTCATCATTTTCGACCTTGAGGTCGCCTTCCTGTTCCCATGGGCGGTGTCCTTTGCGGGGATGAGCATGGTGTCCTTCTGGTCGATGATGGTCTTTTTGGCCGTGCTGACCATCGGCTTCGTTTACGAATGGCGCAAGGGGGCATTGGAATGGAACTGA
- the nuoG gene encoding NADH-quinone oxidoreductase subunit NuoG: MQDLRKISIDGRVVEVPAAMTLIQACEAAGVEIPRFCYHERLSIAGNCRMCLVEVVGGPPKPTASCAMQVRDLRPGAEGQPPVVLTQSPMVQKARSGVMEFLLINHPLDCPICDQGGECDLQDQAVAYGKATSRFTLPKRASDDLDLGPLVETHMTRCISCTRCVRFTTEVAGITQMGQTGRGEDAEVTSYLGQTLQSNLQGNIIDLCPVGALTSKPYAFNARPWELTRTPSVDVMDALGSNIRVDTRGRDVMRILPRNHDGVNEEWISDKTRFIWDGLRRQRLDRPYIREDGRLRAVAWDEALALAGTKLAGGKVAGLVGDLAPAEAAYALKLLVESLGGRVESRLDGAALPLQRGGYVGTASINDIDVARQITLIGTNPRVDAPVLNARIRKSWIKGADVTLIGPAVDLTYAYTHAGTGRAALAALPREPVDGALFIIGASALTGTDGAAVLAEVFAAAAAQGGKVLVLHTAAARVGALDVGAATEGGVQAALTGADVVYALGVDEIDIPEGPFVIYQGSHGDRGAHRADLILPAACYTEESGLFVNTEGRPQLALRAAFPPGEARENWAVLRAVSGAAGRVLPWDSLAGLRQHLVQAHPHLARLDVVPENPAPDLPLGRLGSGDFALPDVDFYLTNPIARASTLMGQLAGQARKRAIAAE, translated from the coding sequence ATGCAAGACCTACGCAAGATCAGTATCGACGGACGGGTAGTCGAAGTGCCCGCCGCAATGACCCTGATACAGGCCTGTGAGGCTGCCGGGGTCGAAATCCCCCGTTTTTGCTATCACGAACGGCTGTCGATTGCGGGCAATTGCCGCATGTGTCTGGTCGAAGTGGTGGGCGGCCCGCCAAAGCCGACCGCCTCTTGCGCGATGCAGGTGCGCGATCTGCGCCCCGGCGCCGAGGGGCAGCCGCCCGTGGTGCTGACACAAAGCCCGATGGTGCAAAAGGCGCGATCGGGCGTCATGGAATTCCTGCTGATCAACCACCCGCTGGATTGCCCGATCTGCGATCAGGGCGGCGAATGCGATCTGCAAGATCAGGCGGTCGCCTATGGCAAGGCGACCAGCAGGTTCACTCTGCCCAAACGCGCCTCTGACGACCTCGATCTGGGACCTTTGGTCGAGACTCATATGACGCGCTGCATCAGTTGCACGCGCTGTGTGCGTTTCACCACCGAAGTTGCGGGCATCACCCAGATGGGCCAGACCGGACGGGGCGAGGATGCCGAGGTCACATCCTATCTGGGGCAGACGCTGCAATCGAATTTGCAGGGCAACATCATTGATCTGTGCCCGGTGGGGGCGCTGACCTCGAAACCCTATGCGTTCAACGCCCGCCCGTGGGAGCTGACCCGCACGCCAAGCGTGGATGTGATGGATGCGCTGGGCAGCAATATCCGCGTCGACACCCGCGGGCGCGACGTGATGCGCATCCTGCCGCGCAACCATGATGGCGTGAACGAGGAATGGATCTCGGACAAGACGCGTTTCATCTGGGATGGATTGCGACGCCAACGCCTTGACCGGCCCTATATCCGCGAAGATGGCCGTCTGCGTGCGGTGGCGTGGGACGAGGCTTTGGCGCTGGCGGGGACAAAGCTCGCGGGGGGCAAAGTTGCGGGGCTGGTCGGTGATTTGGCACCGGCAGAGGCCGCCTATGCGCTGAAATTGCTGGTCGAATCCCTTGGGGGGCGGGTGGAATCGCGGCTGGATGGTGCGGCGCTGCCGTTGCAGCGCGGCGGCTATGTCGGCACGGCCAGCATCAACGATATTGATGTCGCGCGGCAGATCACGCTGATTGGCACCAACCCGCGCGTGGATGCGCCGGTGTTGAACGCGCGTATCCGCAAATCCTGGATCAAGGGGGCCGATGTGACCCTGATCGGGCCGGCGGTCGATCTGACCTATGCTTATACCCATGCCGGCACGGGCCGCGCCGCGCTGGCGGCACTGCCGCGTGAGCCTGTAGATGGCGCGCTGTTCATTATTGGCGCGAGCGCGCTGACCGGCACGGATGGCGCCGCCGTTTTGGCCGAGGTCTTTGCCGCCGCCGCCGCGCAGGGGGGCAAAGTGCTGGTGCTGCATACAGCCGCCGCGCGTGTTGGCGCATTGGATGTCGGCGCTGCGACCGAGGGCGGCGTTCAAGCCGCGCTGACGGGTGCCGATGTGGTCTATGCCCTTGGCGTCGACGAGATCGACATCCCCGAGGGGCCCTTTGTGATCTATCAGGGCAGCCACGGTGATCGCGGCGCGCATCGCGCTGATCTGATCTTGCCCGCTGCCTGCTATACCGAGGAAAGCGGCCTGTTTGTGAACACCGAAGGGCGCCCGCAATTAGCGCTGCGTGCGGCTTTCCCGCCCGGCGAGGCGCGCGAGAATTGGGCGGTGCTGCGCGCCGTATCGGGTGCGGCGGGGCGGGTGTTGCCCTGGGATAGCCTTGCGGGGTTGCGCCAGCATCTGGTGCAGGCGCATCCGCATCTGGCGCGCCTTGATGTCGTGCCCGAAAATCCCGCGCCCGATCTGCCCCTGGGCAGGCTGGGCAGTGGCGATTTCGCACTACCCGATGTCGATTTTTACCTGACGAACCCGATTGCCCGCGCCTCGACCCTGATGGGGCAACTTGCGGGACAGGCGCGCAAACGCGCCATCGCGGCGGAGTAG
- a CDS encoding DUF5337 domain-containing protein, with product MNDSDKDQRVAAQGRRLAIGIVIVGVYWIAATWIGGAMGLTNRVRALLDLIALAGFGWVLWGAFQLWRARRDDSKG from the coding sequence ATGAACGACAGTGACAAAGACCAACGTGTCGCCGCGCAGGGCCGTCGCCTTGCCATCGGTATTGTAATCGTTGGTGTTTACTGGATTGCCGCCACATGGATTGGCGGCGCGATGGGCCTGACAAATCGGGTGCGCGCGCTGCTGGATCTGATTGCACTGGCGGGTTTTGGATGGGTGCTGTGGGGGGCGTTTCAGCTCTGGCGCGCCCGGCGGGATGATAGCAAGGGCTAG